One part of the Salinivirga cyanobacteriivorans genome encodes these proteins:
- a CDS encoding PAS domain S-box protein, translating into MSLSNKYRKDLRKKAEAILKKQGGKNKEELGKDLESLVEELNIYHIELEEQNRELQLLQQASEEQKNKYVDLFENAPNAYLIIDTYQHIISANKKASEMLNIAQPRLKQQKLSLFLDPEYQDEFYFMLKNTLKQTKSISRQLAIINANEERKTVYCTAEAFGDHRQLLRIAMVDITTQKQLEEENTFKANILENVTDCIFTINNRGNITYWSKGAKALLGFTPEKMLNTNPAKIFPNIPPSYFSALREKSEIQLEQGFQWKAIAANKKTIWLQVKITKLNNENNTEKDTYIIVAKDITLQKNAEDALRSSKQQIEKILNSIDDRIYISDPATFEILFTNIQNEQEAEHILSQKCYKTIYEKDQQCSYCKFNNLKKISKADQIKKEIFVEQTGKYYQVVEKPITWTNNKSAIMHTLTDITDVKMSKKELLENEEMLSNLTNAANDGIIMVDKKGTIKFWNPEASNIFGFSHDEAIGKEVHQLITDSKKSSSAKEALKNLAKSGNSKKFNQTFELEARKKDGSIFTAELSLASVKLKDDLNAIGIVRDITKRKQEEMRLQESENRYRTIVDNVKEALYIHTTDGEFLDCNTALLQLTQYSYNDLQNIHPKEVIDEETGKKYFARLQKLVEKKHLTFNTTIIKKNGEKLPVEINANLIHYKGREAVLISARDITDRIIERQKLEESEKRFRTMADNIPDAIYIHNLEGQILDTNEKATEMLGYKREELLKMTPLDISAIYFNFDEYEDIVKKIEEEGLVIFEDKHLTKTNKKIPVQITSTVISYKNKPAVFSVAHDITNRKKADKSQNKLINQLNYLSKSATKFISFNDYEDIYRFLGKSLHLAIENSIIVVKKYENERFQIIDFYGENIDINIQQLKAYEKGLKTFKPDPERLKKYKSGKLEKSVDLKTLLNKKYPREFIEKINKTYQISETRVIGVTRDDVLYAGINILTEQPMDITDQEFTQALVYQASIALQRKNHENELIKAKVNAEVANNAKSAFLTNMSHEIRTPINTILGFTEILSNDITDEQQINYLKSINSSGKSLLTIINDILDLSKIESGNMPIKHDPMSIKTLINDMEFIFRAQAREKGLNFKISIDKSVPRLVKLDQPRLRQILQNLISNAIKFTYQGKVELQANTANSENDKTDLIFKVIDTGKGISRNKLNAILEPFQQEDSSDARKFEGTGMGLSIARKLTSLLNGELKIESEIDKGSVFTIHLPSIPVLETESYNVQSINTNKLKFDRERILLVEEDTNQGEIIQSMLEKHNLTVLTAETGDQAFAFANEFNPQLAIIDLSTQTHKSIGTAKDIRSLDQFSNLPIIGITRHSKQEFDGMEISKYFSDIIKPPLTKSAIFKQIMKYIECKKTLSKDDNTNTETFDFSSYETTSLENALNSLKENASPIWDLLEKRQPLNKVKSFNHVIYKTGEQEHILILKQYSKQLTESLKAFDIIQMRKLLKEYPGIIKAIEKQIDKNKK; encoded by the coding sequence ATGAGTCTGTCAAATAAATATCGCAAAGATCTACGAAAGAAGGCCGAGGCTATTTTAAAGAAGCAGGGAGGAAAAAACAAAGAGGAGCTTGGCAAGGACCTTGAATCGCTTGTAGAAGAGCTGAATATTTACCATATTGAACTGGAAGAACAAAACAGGGAATTACAATTATTACAACAGGCCTCAGAAGAACAAAAAAACAAGTATGTAGATCTTTTCGAAAACGCACCCAATGCATACCTTATAATTGACACATATCAACATATTATTTCTGCCAACAAAAAGGCTTCAGAAATGCTTAATATTGCTCAACCAAGACTTAAACAGCAGAAGCTTTCATTGTTCCTTGATCCGGAATATCAGGATGAATTTTATTTCATGCTAAAAAACACCCTTAAGCAAACAAAAAGCATTTCCAGACAACTAGCAATAATTAATGCAAACGAAGAACGTAAAACAGTTTATTGCACTGCAGAAGCTTTTGGAGACCATAGGCAACTCCTTAGAATAGCCATGGTTGACATTACAACACAAAAACAACTTGAAGAAGAAAATACTTTCAAGGCCAATATACTGGAAAATGTTACGGATTGTATTTTTACAATTAATAACCGGGGAAATATTACTTACTGGAGCAAAGGGGCTAAAGCATTGTTAGGTTTTACCCCTGAAAAAATGCTAAACACAAACCCCGCAAAAATTTTTCCGAATATACCTCCATCCTATTTCAGCGCATTAAGAGAAAAATCAGAAATCCAACTTGAGCAGGGCTTCCAATGGAAAGCAATTGCAGCTAATAAAAAAACAATATGGTTGCAGGTAAAAATAACGAAGCTAAACAACGAAAACAACACAGAGAAAGATACATATATCATTGTAGCTAAAGACATTACACTTCAAAAAAATGCAGAAGATGCCCTTAGATCTTCAAAGCAACAAATCGAAAAAATACTGAATAGTATTGATGATCGAATCTATATTTCGGACCCTGCAACATTTGAAATCCTTTTTACTAATATTCAAAACGAACAAGAGGCAGAGCATATTCTTTCGCAAAAATGTTATAAAACCATATATGAAAAAGACCAACAATGCTCATATTGTAAGTTTAATAATCTAAAAAAAATATCGAAGGCAGATCAAATTAAAAAGGAAATTTTTGTTGAGCAAACCGGCAAATATTATCAGGTTGTTGAAAAACCAATCACCTGGACCAATAACAAATCAGCTATTATGCATACCCTCACTGACATTACTGATGTAAAAATGTCTAAAAAAGAACTACTTGAAAACGAGGAAATGCTTTCCAACCTTACCAATGCTGCTAATGATGGAATTATAATGGTTGATAAAAAAGGAACAATAAAATTCTGGAATCCGGAAGCTTCAAATATTTTTGGTTTTTCGCATGATGAAGCAATTGGCAAAGAGGTTCATCAACTTATCACAGATAGTAAAAAGTCTTCATCAGCTAAAGAGGCACTTAAAAATCTGGCAAAATCTGGCAACAGTAAAAAATTTAATCAAACATTTGAGCTTGAAGCCAGAAAAAAAGATGGTTCAATTTTTACAGCAGAGTTATCACTTGCTTCAGTAAAATTAAAAGATGATTTAAATGCAATTGGAATTGTTAGAGACATCACCAAACGTAAACAAGAAGAAATGCGGCTACAAGAGAGCGAAAACCGCTACCGTACCATTGTCGATAATGTAAAGGAGGCCCTGTACATACACACCACAGATGGGGAATTTCTGGATTGCAACACAGCACTATTACAACTCACACAATATAGTTACAATGACTTGCAGAACATTCACCCCAAAGAAGTTATTGATGAAGAAACAGGAAAAAAATATTTTGCCAGACTTCAAAAGTTAGTTGAAAAAAAACACCTCACCTTTAACACTACAATCATCAAGAAAAACGGTGAAAAATTACCTGTAGAAATAAATGCCAATTTAATTCACTATAAAGGTAGGGAAGCTGTGTTAATTTCTGCCAGAGACATTACGGATAGAATAATAGAAAGGCAAAAGCTGGAGGAAAGTGAGAAGAGATTCCGCACTATGGCCGATAATATCCCCGATGCCATTTACATCCATAATCTCGAAGGGCAAATACTTGACACCAATGAAAAGGCCACAGAAATGCTGGGGTATAAAAGAGAAGAGCTACTGAAGATGACTCCATTGGATATCAGTGCCATATATTTCAATTTTGATGAATACGAAGATATCGTAAAAAAAATAGAAGAAGAAGGGTTGGTAATTTTTGAAGATAAGCACCTTACAAAAACTAATAAAAAAATTCCCGTTCAAATAACTTCGACAGTTATTTCATATAAAAACAAACCTGCAGTATTTTCTGTAGCTCATGACATTACAAATCGTAAAAAAGCTGATAAATCCCAAAACAAACTAATAAACCAATTAAATTATCTCAGCAAAAGTGCTACAAAATTCATTTCCTTCAATGACTATGAAGACATTTACCGATTTCTAGGTAAAAGCCTTCATCTCGCCATTGAAAACTCAATTATTGTTGTAAAAAAATATGAAAACGAAAGATTCCAAATCATAGATTTCTATGGGGAAAACATCGACATTAATATACAGCAACTAAAAGCATATGAAAAAGGGCTTAAAACATTTAAACCCGACCCTGAAAGGTTAAAAAAATATAAATCGGGAAAGCTTGAAAAATCTGTTGACTTAAAAACACTTTTAAATAAAAAATACCCAAGGGAGTTTATAGAAAAAATAAATAAAACCTATCAAATCTCTGAGACACGTGTTATTGGTGTCACACGTGATGATGTGCTCTACGCTGGGATCAATATCTTAACCGAACAGCCAATGGATATTACTGACCAGGAGTTTACCCAGGCTCTTGTTTACCAGGCATCCATTGCATTGCAGAGAAAAAATCACGAAAATGAACTTATAAAAGCCAAAGTAAACGCTGAAGTTGCCAATAATGCCAAAAGTGCATTTTTGACCAATATGAGTCACGAGATCAGAACGCCCATCAATACAATTCTGGGTTTCACTGAAATTCTTAGTAATGATATAACAGATGAACAGCAAATTAATTATCTGAAATCAATTAATTCAAGCGGCAAATCATTACTTACTATTATTAACGACATCCTTGATCTCTCTAAAATTGAATCCGGTAACATGCCCATAAAGCATGATCCAATGAGCATTAAAACTTTAATAAACGATATGGAGTTCATTTTCCGGGCACAAGCAAGGGAGAAAGGACTTAATTTTAAAATAAGCATTGACAAATCAGTTCCGCGTTTGGTTAAGCTTGACCAGCCCAGACTCAGACAGATATTACAAAACCTGATTAGTAACGCAATTAAATTTACCTACCAGGGTAAAGTTGAGCTCCAGGCAAACACAGCCAATAGCGAGAACGATAAAACAGACCTTATTTTTAAAGTTATTGATACAGGAAAAGGCATAAGCCGCAATAAACTTAACGCAATACTTGAACCATTCCAGCAAGAAGACAGTAGTGATGCCAGAAAATTTGAAGGTACTGGTATGGGCTTATCCATAGCACGAAAACTTACCTCTTTACTTAACGGAGAACTAAAAATAGAATCAGAAATAGACAAGGGTAGTGTGTTTACAATTCATCTTCCATCAATACCTGTATTGGAAACGGAAAGCTATAATGTCCAGTCGATAAATACAAATAAACTAAAATTCGACAGAGAAAGGATACTCCTTGTGGAAGAAGACACCAATCAGGGTGAAATAATTCAATCGATGCTGGAAAAACACAACCTGACTGTACTCACAGCAGAAACAGGCGACCAGGCCTTTGCTTTCGCCAATGAATTTAACCCTCAGCTTGCCATAATTGATTTAAGCACCCAAACACACAAAAGTATTGGAACAGCGAAGGATATAAGAAGCCTTGATCAGTTTTCTAACTTGCCAATAATCGGTATAACCAGGCATAGCAAGCAGGAATTTGATGGTATGGAAATTTCTAAATATTTCTCAGATATAATTAAACCGCCGCTTACTAAAAGTGCGATATTTAAACAAATCATGAAATATATAGAATGTAAAAAAACCCTCTCTAAAGATGATAATACCAATACAGAAACATTTGATTTTAGTAGTTACGAGACAACCTCATTAGAGAATGCACTAAATTCACTTAAAGAAAATGCTTCTCCAATATGGGATTTATTGGAAAAACGACAACCATTGAATAAAGTAAAAAGCTTTAACCATGTAATATACAAAACCGGTGAACAAGAGCACATACTTATACTAAAACAATATAGCAAGCAATTAACTGAAAGCCTGAAGGCTTTTGATATTATTCAGATGAGAAAACTTTTAAAAGAATATCCGGGAATCATAAAAGCAATTGAAAAACAAATTGACAAAAACAAAAAATAA
- a CDS encoding PP2C family protein-serine/threonine phosphatase has product MKKQKSKILIVDDLPKNIQLLGTILNEDNYDVEFALNGPDALQWVKNDHFDLILLDIMMPGMDGYEVCTRLKENEKTREIPVIFITAKNDIESTIKGFEVGGIDYITKPFNSQELLSRVKTHIQLYKQKQELNKKNLHITDSINYAQRIQEAALPEDLQIKELLPDHFILYKPRDIVSGDFYWVKQIEHKAIIAVGDCTGHGVPGAFMSMLALSFLNEIIHDVEKINAAHILTELSKKIKYLLKPNSDDQAIKDSIDMSLIIIDYEELSMQFSGAQSLMMMVREGLHDNLSGETDHIKIQQNTEKNNTLFQISGLRRPVGFDYRQHKKDFYNQNFRLKEGDVVYLFSDGYIDQFGGEKNLRYSRKRFKNLLSNIYDKPFNTQKEILEKELITWQNDNSQLDDIVIFGFRVADAYGEVDLF; this is encoded by the coding sequence ATGAAAAAACAAAAATCAAAAATTCTAATTGTAGATGATTTACCAAAAAACATACAGCTACTGGGCACTATTTTGAATGAGGATAATTATGATGTAGAATTTGCACTTAACGGACCAGATGCATTACAATGGGTTAAAAACGACCATTTTGATCTAATTTTACTTGACATCATGATGCCCGGCATGGATGGTTATGAAGTTTGCACGCGCCTGAAAGAAAATGAAAAAACACGAGAAATACCCGTAATTTTTATTACTGCAAAAAACGATATAGAAAGCACCATAAAAGGGTTCGAAGTCGGTGGCATTGATTATATAACTAAACCATTCAATAGTCAGGAATTATTAAGCAGGGTAAAAACCCACATACAACTATACAAACAAAAGCAGGAGCTGAACAAAAAAAACCTTCACATAACCGACAGCATAAACTACGCACAGCGTATACAGGAAGCAGCCCTACCCGAAGATTTACAAATAAAAGAATTGCTCCCCGACCATTTTATACTCTATAAACCCAGGGACATTGTAAGCGGAGACTTTTACTGGGTAAAACAAATAGAGCACAAAGCCATTATTGCCGTAGGCGATTGCACGGGTCATGGTGTACCGGGAGCCTTTATGAGTATGCTTGCACTTAGCTTTTTGAACGAAATTATTCACGATGTAGAAAAAATTAATGCTGCCCACATACTTACCGAACTGAGTAAAAAAATTAAGTATCTGCTTAAACCAAATTCAGATGATCAGGCAATAAAAGACAGCATTGACATGTCGCTAATCATTATTGACTACGAAGAACTCAGCATGCAGTTTAGCGGAGCACAATCCCTAATGATGATGGTGCGAGAAGGATTACATGACAACCTTTCCGGAGAAACTGATCATATCAAAATCCAGCAAAACACCGAAAAAAACAATACGTTATTTCAAATTTCGGGTTTACGCCGACCCGTTGGCTTTGATTACAGGCAGCACAAAAAAGATTTTTATAACCAAAACTTTCGCCTCAAAGAGGGCGATGTAGTTTATCTGTTTTCAGATGGATACATCGACCAGTTCGGAGGAGAAAAAAACCTGCGGTATTCCAGAAAACGATTCAAAAATTTATTATCAAATATTTACGATAAACCATTTAACACACAAAAAGAGATCCTTGAGAAAGAACTAATCACATGGCAAAACGATAATAGCCAGCTTGATGACATTGTTATTTTTGGATTCAGAGTAGCAGATGCTTACGGAGAGGTTGATCTTTTCTAA
- a CDS encoding response regulator, whose translation MQTHSQKILIVDDNPSNIQLLGTILSTNQYQAEFATSGADALEWLNNESFDLVLLDIMMPGMDGYEVCRKIKADKETAHIPVIFITAKQDTDSIVKGFDVGAVDYISKPFEERELLARLAFHLELLTARRKLEVLNSELQEKNDTMMQSLRYAEKLQEAMLPADKELKTNFNAHFVLFKPLHHLSGDFYWAKNIGNKTLLVLGDSMGHGIPGALLSVLGMSSLSEITNNSNDLSPANILTKLRDRENNLFSSNAGIMHDSIDMAVCLFDPENNTLTFSGANLPVAIVSSDSKPGKPLNANTQTLTNNDKNLTYIPGNKNTIGRNLFESDFENITIQLSKGDKIYLFSDGFRDQFGGAKGSKFKKKRFLNLLLETSTLNAEKQKNKLNSTFEKWKRNQPQIDDVTIIGIQPN comes from the coding sequence ATGCAAACACATTCACAAAAAATATTAATTGTAGACGATAACCCAAGTAATATTCAGTTACTGGGGACCATCTTAAGTACAAATCAATACCAGGCTGAATTTGCCACCAGCGGCGCAGATGCCCTTGAATGGCTCAACAATGAATCGTTTGACCTGGTTTTACTTGATATTATGATGCCCGGAATGGATGGTTACGAAGTATGTCGCAAAATCAAAGCTGATAAAGAAACGGCACACATTCCTGTAATTTTCATCACAGCCAAACAAGACACCGATAGCATAGTTAAAGGCTTTGACGTGGGTGCGGTAGATTACATCTCGAAACCATTTGAGGAACGTGAATTATTAGCAAGATTAGCTTTCCACCTCGAACTACTTACAGCTAGAAGAAAACTTGAAGTTCTGAACTCCGAATTACAGGAAAAGAACGATACCATGATGCAGAGTCTTCGGTATGCAGAAAAACTACAAGAAGCCATGCTTCCTGCCGATAAAGAACTAAAGACAAACTTCAATGCACACTTTGTACTTTTTAAACCATTGCATCATCTAAGTGGGGATTTTTACTGGGCGAAAAACATTGGAAATAAAACCCTGCTTGTTTTGGGAGACAGCATGGGACACGGCATACCCGGAGCCCTGCTAAGCGTACTGGGAATGAGCTCACTGAGTGAAATCACAAACAATTCAAATGATTTAAGCCCTGCCAACATATTAACAAAATTAAGAGACCGGGAAAATAACCTTTTTAGCAGTAATGCAGGTATAATGCACGACAGCATTGACATGGCCGTATGCTTGTTTGACCCAGAAAACAACACACTTACTTTTTCGGGTGCAAACCTTCCTGTAGCCATAGTTAGTTCAGATAGCAAACCCGGAAAACCATTAAACGCCAACACACAAACACTAACTAACAATGACAAAAACCTGACCTACATTCCCGGAAATAAAAACACCATTGGTCGGAATTTATTTGAGTCAGATTTTGAAAACATTACAATACAACTAAGTAAAGGCGACAAAATATATCTTTTCAGCGATGGTTTTCGAGACCAGTTTGGAGGTGCAAAAGGAAGCAAATTTAAGAAAAAAAGGTTCCTGAATCTACTCCTTGAAACAAGTACATTGAACGCTGAAAAACAAAAAAATAAACTCAACAGCACATTTGAAAAGTGGAAAAGAAACCAACCACAAATTGATGATGTAACCATTATAGGAATTCAACCCAACTAA
- a CDS encoding hybrid sensor histidine kinase/response regulator, translated as MTYHTKNQPARILIVDDFISNIQILANMLKPHGYDIEFATTGEEAIDWVQQEPFDLVLLDIMMPEMDGFEVCKKLKENDETKNIPIIFVTAKTDESSIQKGFQVGAVDYIVKPYRESELVERVKTHVTLERQRKELIKTNQAKDRLFSIIGHDLKNPMSNIFGFIKLLKENYKAFDDEKKQKYLHYLFESAKSNLELLEELLEWSRTQTNNKPFRPGLYPVSELIDNALHIMNETAQNKEITIETILNYTGEVYCDKAMINTVLRNLLGNAIKFSHPESSITLKTSAQNNLVKFEVIDQGLGMSKENQQKLFHIDQHVSTLGTNEEKGTGLGLILCKEFIHRHNGQIWVESELNKGSNFSFTLKMRESNKK; from the coding sequence ATGACGTACCATACTAAAAACCAACCGGCCAGAATTTTAATTGTTGATGATTTTATCAGTAATATTCAAATACTGGCAAACATGCTGAAACCCCATGGTTACGATATTGAATTTGCAACTACTGGCGAAGAAGCCATTGATTGGGTTCAGCAGGAACCTTTCGATTTGGTGTTATTGGATATTATGATGCCGGAAATGGATGGCTTCGAAGTTTGTAAAAAATTAAAAGAAAATGACGAAACAAAAAACATCCCCATAATATTTGTAACCGCAAAAACAGATGAATCCAGTATACAAAAAGGTTTTCAGGTAGGTGCTGTTGATTATATTGTAAAACCTTACAGAGAAAGTGAACTGGTTGAACGGGTTAAAACGCATGTTACCCTTGAAAGACAACGAAAAGAACTCATCAAAACAAATCAGGCAAAGGATCGGCTATTCTCTATCATCGGACATGACTTAAAAAACCCAATGAGCAATATATTCGGGTTTATTAAATTGCTTAAAGAAAATTACAAAGCCTTCGATGATGAGAAAAAACAAAAATATTTGCACTACCTTTTTGAATCGGCCAAAAGCAATCTTGAATTACTTGAAGAACTTTTAGAATGGTCACGCACACAAACCAATAATAAACCTTTCAGGCCCGGACTATATCCCGTTTCAGAATTAATCGATAATGCTTTGCATATCATGAACGAAACGGCCCAAAACAAAGAAATAACAATTGAAACAATCTTAAATTACACAGGTGAAGTTTATTGCGATAAAGCAATGATAAATACCGTATTAAGAAACCTTTTGGGTAATGCCATAAAATTTTCTCATCCCGAAAGCAGCATTACGCTGAAAACTTCTGCACAAAATAATTTAGTAAAATTTGAGGTAATAGATCAGGGCCTGGGGATGTCTAAAGAAAACCAACAGAAATTATTCCACATAGACCAACATGTTTCTACATTGGGTACAAATGAGGAAAAAGGCACAGGTCTGGGCTTGATATTATGCAAAGAATTTATTCACCGACATAATGGTCAAATATGGGTTGAAAGCGAGCTAAACAAAGGGAGTAATTTCTCGTTTACATTGAAAATGCGTGAATCGAACAAAAAGTAA